The DNA window CAACCGGACGCCAGCATCCCGCCGGGGCCGCCAACGGACGCGGCGCAAGACCCATTGAGTAATCCGTCTATGGAGAAGGGCACGGCGGCGGAGGACTGGAGCTGGTGGCCGGTGGCCAGCTCATAGACGTGGTGGTGGCTCAGGTGGTACGGGAAGCCCACCATCCCTCCGCCGCCGAGGGAGCCTCCGAACTGGGCGTGAGGCGGCTCCAGTATCCGGCTGTCCATCATCTCGAAAACGACGTCTGGGTGAGAGGGATGCGTGATGCGCGTAAGGGGAGGGGGGGCGATGGTTATGCTTGGGATTCGTCCCTACCTAGTTTAAAAAGCACGCGAGCGCGAGTGTGGCGGATGAGGCGGGGACATGATGTGCGCCAGGCACAGATGAGCTCCACTTTATCCACATGAACCTCCCCGATAATTAGCCCGGGCTTGTGGGGACTACGACGCCCAATGAGAGGCGGTAATGGGCGCTGACGTCACAGGCGCGCCCCCACCGCCCCCTCCCGTATCGATTGCTAATTAAGGCTGACAtccacctcaataaacaatatCAGAGCTGTCACAACAAGACAAGAGGGCTTTGATAAGAACTACATTGCCGTTTACACGGAGGGGAAAGGGGGGTGGGCGACTGCCCGGATCCCGGGGAGGGGAGCGTGCAGGCGGATAGCTCGGAGCGGGTGGTCACCCCCTGCTCGGAGAACCACCACCAGCAGCATCTTCAAGGATGAAGCCATTCTGTATCCGAAATCTAAAAGTTATTGGACGTTGGATGATGATAGGACGACATTTAAAGGGAGcacagagttaaaaaaaagactcctATTTTCATATAGCGCCAAATATATTGTGACAGTGAATTATGTTTTCCGCACAATCCAAATCTTTTCTACAGCTGGCCAAGTGTAGACGTGTCATGAGATGTTTTAATCAGATTTGAAATTCGGCAATCCAAATCAGAGCCACTCACTCGTCTTCTTCAGTGACCTTTGACACCGGGATTGGCCTGTTGTAATAACCTGAATCTCTCAACAGAAGCCACCATAATTGTTACCCTATTAGCATGCAAATGGtttaattaatattattatgaGGGAAGGATTTAATCCGCGTCTCACTTGACCCTCTCTCCtgcatacaaaaacaaaaatttgcGTATACGTTTAGAAGAACTCACAAGTTCAGAATCGTTTGAAAACTTACCATCAGGGTTGAGACTATTCATTAATGATAAACCTATTAATTGagttttttagttttattttagaCTTCTGGGTAACATTGTCGGAATATTTGCTTTAAAGTTATCGCCACTGTCATGTTTccttaagaaaaacaaatatactTCTCGGATGCTGCTGTATATTGTTTGCTTACTGAATGTTTATTTTCGTAAGCAAGACGAGAAGGCGATGATGAAATATTGGAGGGAAAATATGTCCTTAATGTGGTACATCATGAGGCCCCCCTGAATCCCCCCATGCAGAGTTAGGTCACCCCAAgatcattttaaatgatgaaaCTGTCTTTTTCTCCCATTTGACATTGCGTCGCCAGTAGATGACATCAGGGCAAGAATGACGTTCTCAAAAATTGGATATCAGACACTTTTCCTCTTTCCTGCTTTTTCCCTTTTGATCTTTAAGgactaaaatgaacattgttgaatggcatttgtttcatttttacttAGATTAATACCCATTTTCTCAAACTGACCTTTTCCCTTTAACTTTTTTTGCTCTTCTCACATCTTCCAGAGCAACTATCCTTATATATACTCTAAATTTAAGTATAGAAGTTAAAGTAAATtggacaaaaataaacataatacaAGTCTTATCTGGATGCCCATCTTCTCCCAACAATGCTTTCTTCAATAGCAGCACGgcatcaaattcatttttaattaggCAGGCAAATTAATAGGCGGCAGTTTAGGGGGTTTAATTACTCAATTAACTTCACGCACGTTAATTTTTAACCATCTAAATTAGGTTGCACattatttgatttggtgataaTTATAGAATTAAATctaaattaattgttttttttccaggatgaTTTGTATGAACTAGTTGCACTTCCAATTAAACAGCAgaatgagagagggagagagagagcttgCCATTTTAAGCTCTCAAATCCTTTGATTCGATTTCCAAGCaaagcaacaaaaataaataaaataatagaagtgcctggaaatgcccccccccctttttctctctctctctttctctctctgatcCTTGCAAATGCTCTGCCTCTCCTTCTAATCCTACAATTAAAAGTTTCCTCCCATCTAATTATCTGTAATTGTGCCGCTGTCAAAGTAGAATGGAGAAGTGAAAGCGATTGATTTGGACTTTTTAATTCAGTTCATTTTTGATAGAAGAGAAAGTAATTCCCTTCAAATTACCTCATTCAATCCTGACACCCTAACGCCCTTCAAAATCCCTCTGTCCCCCCCATCGCCCCCCCTCCTCTCTTTttcttccaatttaaaaaaaaatgaaacccgGACTGACTACTGCCTCCtccgaataataataataaccaaaCTTCCATTAGaataatcatttcatttcaattaaaaGTGACTTATCACCTTTGCTAAAACATGCTTAATATGCCGAAAATTATGAATGCTTGAAGGAGCCCAAAGTGGGGAGTCTAATTGTAATCAGCAAATCAGAGGTGCTTGTCGCCAAcgtgcctttttttccccttcttcttCAGCCTCGGAAATAGAACTAATTTACTCAACTCCCCCGGGAAATCCGCTCAACagattaacattttcaaaatatagtaatgataTAATTTGAGAAATGGTGACGCCAATTTACGAGGAGCCTTTGTGCAgagtaatttgcatttttttgcctcccctCTTCGCTCTTCTTCCTTTGCCTCCCTCGCACCTTGTTAATTACAGGGCTGGATGAGGATtcgcaattattattattaggattATTTTGATCCCATTTTTTATGTCCGTTTTGATACAAATGTGAAGCCCTGCATATCTTTAATAAGATCTGTAGTGGACAAGGAAGCATATTCAGGTCActtaaaatggacaaaaaatacTGAAGTACTGTAAATAATAATACCAAATACATCATTATTATcgggtaattgtttttttatttacataagAAATTGTTAAACTGTCAGTCAGTGTATATGACGTCACTGATGTGTAATAGAATTAATGCAGTCCTAACTATTGAacattaattcaaaaatcatagTGTAAATTATTAGTTTAGAGCGAATGGCAACGTATATATCTTTTTGTGTCAAAGATGATCACCTTGAAACACCAATTTAACTTAATCCCACACAGAAAATAATCCCAAATCTTCTCATTTACCAGGTTCAGTACCAGGGACAGCTCCATTTTCGAACGTATTGAAGCATGGCTCTTAGAAGATTTggcaaaaaatgtaatttaaaccCACACACGGCCTGAGAAATGTACCACTGTGTAAACTTGGCATCTGTGCCCTgttgcttgtttatttatttgtttattttctgggGGGAAAGTTGCTCATTGGGTTCTTTTCCTCGGCCATCTGCTGCAGTACAAAAATATCATCAACCCAGGAGAATAAGATTTCAAAATACTGCACcgaattacattaaaaaagtcaaaagtaGACTTTTTTTGTCCCCACTTTTAATCTTTGTGTTTAATTATAGGCTACTGTGCACATGTTGCTAATCTCCAAGCACCCCCAACTAAAAAAAAGATCCCTTGTTAAACTTGACCCTCTCAAATCTTATCTCATACTCAAGGGACTTCACTAATATCTGCATAAACAGAGCTATTCTGCCCTTTAGCGGCCACTGTGTGGCAGTGACACTGATAAATACATTAGCTAACACGTGACAGGTTTTCACCAAAATATCAAACcagaaaagtgttttttttaatcacttcattccgggactgtccaaactattgttttttttattggcctgcAGCACATTTTAACATATTAAAAGGAATACATAGGAAACTGTGTAGAATGTCAGTGTTTTCTTTCATATGAATATGTTTATAGAGAAAAAAAGGGATACATAGAGGTATTTTTTGgtgattggacttttttttctctctctggacattttcttttgtcttaCAATGAGATGTTTAAAAAGAGTAGTAAACCCATTTATATTTTGTACGATATTTTTTACATCTCATATTGTATTTATACTTAAAACTTACTTTCGAGcataaattgagtttttttctcaaagatGAGTCAACAATCTAGTGAAACCTCGAACCTTCTAGTTTTCCAGGCTGGTCGAAAACATTCCGGATGACGTCAGTGCGTGCCACGTCACCGTGACGTGGAAAAGTGGGCGGGGCCTCAGGACGCTTAAAATGTCCACATTTGAGCGTCCCTGTAAGAATTAGTTTCACCAACTGTAGGAGGACTGGGAGTGCACATCGCAGATTTAACACAAATAAGCCttcacatttactatttgtaCTTAATTCTACGGCTCCAAAACCGCAACGACTTTCGAGCTGGTGAGTCAATAAACCCTCTAATCTCCCACTAAGATCGTGTTCTTTTGCGACGTACAAATCTTAAATATGATAAATCATTTGTTTATCTACCGATCGTCATATTTCGGATGAAGTACCGTCACGTCGTTGTTGTGATTTTCTGAGTATGACTGTTAGCCAATTGCTAACTGCTAGCATGTAAGAGTTGGGGTAATACGGACGATGGTGGTCGTTTTGTCATCATCGTATTTTACTAAATAGTTATTCTAGAATAGTTTTAGACTATGTTAGTTATGTAACTCAATCGCTGATCCGAGGGTGTAGCATGGTTTGGATCGCGATCGGCAAACTATCAAATCTGAcatatttgtttgttgtgtgtgttgtgcTCCCTGGCAGAAATCCTAACATATATTATAGTCGATTTGGTCTATAATTCTCTTGTCTTTAAGGTTCAGATGTATAAATGAAtagtgtgtgttttattttgcaaaGTAAGCATGACTTGGCATAAAGCTAGCTATTGCTACGGGCGGGACAGAAACATCCGGTAGAGTCGCTTGATGTTTACATAGTCATGTCATCGTGGTCCCAGGTTTCATTTCCATTCCTCACAAAAtattgtcatttcatttttttccagttaaaCCTTTGTCATGGAATTTCCAGATCTTGGAGAACATTGTTCCGAAAAGACCTGCAAGCGTTTAGGTAGGTGAAATCACTTGGAAAGATGGTTGCATGTTCCTTGATTTATTATGGAAAttaacattttcacttttttcccaCACCAGACTTCCTTCCCATGAAATGTGACGCCTGTGAAGAAATATTCTGCAAGGACCACGTCACTTACGCACACCACAAATGCACTTCATCTTACAAAAAAGTGAGCCAGAGTTCCGTTGATCATGTTTCATCACGTTAGGTCGTATTTATTTACACTACAGCCAATTCCAATTTGGTATTTCAGGATGTCCAAGTTCCTGTGTGCCCACTGTGCAACATCCCCATTCCCATCAAGAGAGGAGAGATGCCCGATATTAAAGTCGGGGAGCACATCGATCGGGATTGCAAATCGGACCCGGCTCAACGGAAAAGAAAGGTGTGtacaagtgtaaaaaaaaatacaagaattcTGTAACAGTACTATAAAATGAAACTTTTTATGTCCTAGATTTTCACCAACAAATGTTCCCAAGGAGGCTGTAAGCAGAAGGAAATGATGCGTGTGACATGTGACCAGTGTCATTTAAATTACTGTCTTAAACACCGACACCCACTTGATCACGATTGTAAAACTGACGGCAAGCCTCTGTCCCATTCGGGGTAGgtccttttccaatttgtgtattttctggactataatgcAAAAATCCAATTTGTACTCCCGTGCAACTTGCATGTATTtcttccctttcattgtgcattctctGTTCTTGTTCAACTTATAGTCCATAGCTTGTCTGATTACCTgtgacacttattttttttctttagacatGCTGCTTTAATGCGGGCTCagggttcttcttcttctacctCTGCGGCATCGTCATCAGGCCACGCCAGATCAGTTTCTAATGGTGGCAGTTCAGCCAGCAGAGCTCACTCGAGCAAGTAAGAAAGACTACAAACAACATAGGAAATGAACGTTCCCCAATCACAAGTATTGTTTTGTATGATACGACATAGGTTTTGATTAGGAATGGCCCGGATCGGAAATAGGGCCTgatcacgtcattttcagagTATTTTGATCATGTACTATAAGATGTATTCTTGtagtaactcattggctacaatTGACGGCAATAGCCGTCCGattcgttttgactgggagggtttaAAAGCTAGGAAAATCACAACCAAAATTGCCCAATTCATCACATTGGATGAGcaatttttctattttatacGTTATACAGGGTGATCCATAAAAATGGGAACTTTTTAACAATCCCATAAAACCAAGAGTTCTGGGAGAAACATTTTGTTCATCGTAAATACGTTTTAAAACAAACCATTTAAGAAACCACGATGGAATTTGAAAAATTAGTTGAAAATGACGTCCTTCAGATGATGGCATCTTCTTAGCCAGTTTACCATCTCTTTCCTTCTCTTCCTTGCCCAGCGCGAGTCGGCCAATGGTGACCTCTGTATCGGCACAAAATATGGTGCAGCCATCGGCGTCGTTTCAGGCGGGCTTGGTACGAAAATTAAACACGGGTGTTAAGCGACCATTGGGCGTTAATGGAATTCTTTTTCTTCTAGACTGAGGAGCAGGCCTTACAAAGGGCTCTGGAAATGTCTTTGGCCGAGTCGAGACCAGCCTCACAGCCAACCTTGAGGTGACCTTCACTTAATATACATTGCTACGCCACAGATATATAAGAAgtttatagtgtaggaacaataaaataaatatgaaatgaGGGGTAAAAAAGCCAAGTCAAAATTGGAGATCATTTCACTGGCCACTAAGGGGCAGTGTCTACTTTCAGTAATGCATCTCTTACCTGTGAGGAGCATCAAATGCAAGGAAGAAAAAACATATGCTGCCATCCCTCATCATTTGGGACTGAATTAATCTATCATTCACTTTATCAGGATAGACAGGCCTGACAATAGGAGAGCGTCTTCCATCCCTTAGTAAGACACAAAAGAGGGTTGTTACGCCTCCTAATTAGACTATGGAAGCTACGTTGGCAATGTGGATAGACAATAGAAGAAAATAGCCTTGGATACGAATATCATCACAACAAAGCATTAGGCAATCTTTATTTTATAGCATAttatttagaaccaaaagacaattgttgtgctatcgaaaaaaatctcttttggaaaaaaatgattgagtttacacagttagagaaggtgaagaaatgcaatcatcgtctattaggatccgacagctgtttctaaccaccataaaaaaatttcaactctctacattgcagggtttggacaaacgtagcgagagaatcttaacatacacacacacacactcactcacccataaatcacgctttataaggattatagattaattcTTATTTATTAACAATTGTTGTTCTTAGGGCAGTAATAGTGAACAGTATTGCAATGGATAGGTTAAATGATAGTCCATAGAGGGTTTTAAGACCAAATAATATTAAGTAGACACTTCAAAAACACTGTCCTGACATCGCAGTGATTCACCGTTTGcggcaggtcttggaacctatCTAGCCCGATAAATGAGGCATTACTGTAAACAAATTTGAGCTCTAAGAACCTTTCATTTAGCAAAAGCAAATGGATGTATCACGTCATATTCCATTCTTTTTCCAAAGCCGTAAGCATGTTTTAAgaatttttggtttgtttgtttctcgCTCAGTCCACAAGAACAAGAAGATCTAGCGCTTGCTCAGGCCCTAGCCGCCAGTGAAGAAGAACACAGACGCCAGCAGCAGAGACAACAGGTACCATGTGGAACAGTTAGCCAACAGTAGCATGCTTTCATGTAGGTACGCTGCCAAAATGGCACCTTATCATCTTTCCAAAGGCTTCAATGTACATTTAGATTCACTGTCTAATCttgaagggaagaaaaaaaaatcatcattctaATCAtcgtctttttatttttcaggggCGAGAGTCCAAACTGTTAAATTGCAGCCTTTCTTAATCCTGGACCActgcttcttttttgtttttgttttccctccCAAAGTGTGCTGTAACTTTTCTAAACACCTCATAAACTGGAATGTGCATTTCCAGCAGGATTGATTGTCTTTAATATCCAACGCAAGGCTCAAAAGTTGCGCCCCTTGACGCCTTCGAAACAGAAATCTAAGCACACAAATGCCTAGCAGGTTCTGTCATTTTTACCAATGAGTTGctgtgtaaatattttatatgtatatatgctgaTCATTAAAGTTAACGCTGCCTGTGAACAATGAATAAATGGGTTTAAACAAGTTCATTTTTTCCATGCTTTCACTGCAGATGGCAGTATCGTTTTATATCGTAGAGTATAGTACACTCAGAAGCACTTGTAATATTGGAGAAGTTAGGAAACATGCACTGCGCAATATTTATGTCATGAATATGTACTGCATAGACAGTCTTGACCTCTTTGACTGGACTTGTCATGTTGATGGTGATGCATGGCCTTTGAGGCAGAATCTGCACCTGCTCCCCACCCTCCTTGTCTCTTTCCATTAGGTGAATTTCTCATAGGTGAATGACGGACTGAACTCTCTGAGCACCTGAAAGCTTCCGCCCGTCTGAAGATGAAGCAAATTCAGCAGTGACCGTGGAACTGGTTCGTACTCTTTTCATCAAAATGGCATTTTGACTTTCCTTTGTTAGCTTTGGCGCACTGCTGTCATCTAGATTACATGGACggaattttagtattttagaaaATCCTCGTGTATCACGTCTGGGGAGGTGTGGTTTGCAAAATACGTTAAAAATGCAGACAGCATTTTACTTAGCGAAGACAgagtttttttgccaaatgcaaAAATCATCCTGTATGATCTCTACCGATTTATATCATATCACATTTAATCACAACTTCTGCTAATATCCCCCTAGTTATATGTACCCGcggacaatgttccctctaattttttgtttgtctgggcagaatgacaacctccctgagcacactgagtactggtgtgagcaacatcatcattgctcgctacgGGCACACAACAGTATCagactacacataaatgatttagtaatcataaaatgtaatgattcatatctatgggcggcccggcaaatgagtggttcgcgcgtcggcctcacagctataaaaaaaaaggggaatttttttgcgctccatatgatttgctgtgacGAGAGTAGTATGCAATTGCCCACGCGCGCAGTTTAGAGTAAAATGTACCCACTGATTCAGATTACTAAACTTTATCCACAGATGACTAAACTGTACCCATATATTACTAATCTGTAACCATAATTTTCCTAAATTATACCCCAAATTTAGTCATCTGTGTGTGCAAATTAGTTAATTTTTTTACCCTCGTACCTGATTTCCATAATTTGTTGCCTCATTTTTAAACTAGTTCTTTCATAGAGTTAATGTGTGTTGGCGTATCCAATGAAATGATCAATTTCCAACTTGAATACTATAGTAAGAATGTCTGCGGTTGCGATGACAACAAGAAAAAAGCAGTTATAAGCAATGCTGTCCTCCATTTTTCAGTGAAGGCATAGCTTTCTTCCTCcatcaaaaatattcattcaccGTCTGCCCTTTCAGTTcaacagccaatgagtaaataaCACACAAACCTGCTATTTGGAATGTTTTGTGCGGACTTGCGGATATCCACTTACTAACCCTTCTGCATAGATATTTCAAATTGCATTCTCATACAGGTGAAATACTTGGACAGTAAAAAATGGTAAGAGCTCCGCATTCTCCAGTCATCTTTATATTGCTGTAAAAGTGGTCTGTTTGCTCATTTTGGGTGGTGGGAAACGTTCCATGAACATGTCAGGATCAAGTAACAAAAGGTTGAGCTTCATTAGTGTCTGCTTTCTAGTAATTGGCAATTCAAAAGTCTGAAGCATCGAGTTGTTCCCGATGAGCGGCGGACTAATTGCAGGTCAATAATGCTTTTCCCTGCAGACTAGCCTGCAGGACTTAATTGCACGTCCACCATCATTATTAATCACTctcttttatatttttcttggACACACATTGTCACCCATAACTTATCCTCTGCCAGAATAAGTGGTTAGTGCTTCCTTGATGAGCTGAAATAAGTTAGAGTTCGGTTACAAGCGTGGACACGGAATTAATtcaactcgtatctcaaagcaagaCTTTATTTTGCCTGGTATGTTAACTTAAATTTGTCAAATGTACGTCAACTCGATAGATGTAGTGAAACATGGCATGGAATGTATCCCTAATTTCCTCGGAGGCTCTGATTAATACGCGGCAGAATGTCCATAGGGGATAGAAAACAAGGCCGGGACTCTCACGTACAATTGATTTGCACAATACTCCGAAGAAATCAATATCAATCCTGCGCTCGGCCAGAGAGGGAAAGCTTCTTTATGTCATAAATTCCCTGGAAATGATTACGTGAGTGTTAAGGCTAATGAGGTTATCAGCAGTTTGGTCACAGAGGCTTTTTACCTGTAGCTTGTTGATATGTGCGCGTGATGCATTTTTAAAAGGCGGAACTTGCATTGGAAAAAGTGACTTTACATCAAACTTAGTGGGAAACCTTCCCATTagtggagaatttttttttttgcttttgccttttgttttgaggcaaaacaatgtttttttccatgtttaatAATTCACAAGTCTCACATATCAGCTCACGGTCAGCAATTAATCCTTTTCTCGGCGGCCTTTTACAAGCAATCGGTGGGTTGTTGCCATAGAAACACACATAAGAAACAACACTTGGGAGTTATTCATGCATGGAATTTGGCCTGGTGTTAACTATTCCTGATATTTTCAACATAGACAAACCACATTTAGGAATTTAAATTGATCTTCTATTAGTTGGAGGACGTATGCATGATGGCATTTTAAGTTAGTCTTGATATTAGGATGCAATCTACTTCGATTGCTTGTTGTTTGTGATGCGACGCGTTTTAAATTACTACCTCGAGGCCAAACTGTCATTACTGTTGGAATTCAAATTGCAGCCTTAGCATTGTTTCCTCTTTCTCAGAAGCTGTCCTCCCCCTCATTCCACCACCTCTCCAACGCTATCCAGCATCAGCATCATCGATGACGGCGCAGCCTCGCGCAAGGTGCGTCCAAACACTGCTAGCCCCTCCTCCGAGACCCCCCGAATGTGCCACTGCAGAATctttcatcttcttcttctcgtTCCTGCAGGGAAGTGCAAGTGGCTTGCCGCCGAGGAAaggagtgggtgagtgagtgtgcggggttgggggtgtgtgtgtgtgtggtgggggggCGGGGTCTTTTGTAGCGGATAGCAACGGCAATCAGATAACGGGAGGCAGCAGAAGGAGTCGTTGCCAGGAGTTGGGACTCTATCATCTACATTCAGGTATGTTGCACGCGGATGCAAATGTGGCTTTTTCTGAGGTGGGTGAAATATTTTTACGGAAAGTTTATggacagtgattttttttggttaaataaGATGTTGCCTTACGTCTGATTCTCTGTTAAGTCGTCGTCTATGTCCAACCCGCCTTTGCTTTAGGCCTTCATTTGGAAATTATTTGGCAGTGTTATTTAATTGTCAAGTCTAATATTTACATTAAGCCCCCCAAACACATGTGCTGGCTGCGGGGGGATGGAGATGGACAGTAAACCTCATTCCGTCTCACGCCATCCATTGCTAGTGCTAAAATTCCTCCGCTGcagctaaaaatattttttttttaaaagagtatTCACAGTGCAATTGTCGCCAAGTACGTTCTTCCTTTTGTCCCCGTGATAACGTAGAGTTGGCTTAAAGTTTAACACACACCAATGTGTGTGATGTGTATTCATCACAGCACGTCAGGAATGTTTCATGAGGGTCTCGTCggcgcttttattttttattgagctCTTTGCTGTGCCACTCTAATAGGCAAGATGACTAGAGAATGTGATTATGCATAGCAAAATGGTCTGCGGCGGGGGTTTTAGTCTTATGAATATCAAAAGTACATCGTTATGATGTTTGCATATTAGATGAATGAAGAGATGAGTGATGAAAAAGTCAGTGGGTGATACCaatgttgtcattttagggGGAAATGGGTATGTTCAATCATTTTACTTGAAATAAGTTAAATTCATCATAGAATAAAATAGACTTCAATAATATTTATacctaatattttttaaagaatatgttctcattttgattttttttcccactcacaaaagatattttgaaatgtattattttaccagagtttttatttgtaatcataaaatcattttggctgtaaaacagcatttttttagtATTGCATAATAGAATGTGAAGTACATTTACGTTTCCGCCATATGTCAATTCCAATAACTCGCCATAAGCAACAATTGCtattggaaaatattttaacaaatgAGATTTTCTGTGAGTGTTTAATTTTTCCATTATGGCAATTCCACGGAAAGCTCACAGGGCAAAGCTCAGAAAAACTTCGaatgaaatgtcattttaaaagctTTTCAGAAATGCGCATAGAGCTCCTTCTGCGAAGCAAAGAAAAAACTGCACTTTGTGATGAAAAGCTTTGGACTAGCCACAATACATTTCAGCACTTGAAATTTCTATTAGAAGAAAAACATCACGACACGAGGCTGTTCTGCTTTTTGCCTTTTAATTGGGTCTTCTGAGTTTAAACCTATTCAAACATGGCTTTATACATTGGGGATAACATCAACCATTTGCCAAACTGTTGCTTCCAAAATTGATCACAGATCAACAGACCGCTAGTTAATGGTTGCCTTTCAATTTCAGACTTCCAACATGGCCGACACGGAGGATTTGACCAAGCCGACAGCGTCGGCCAATGTGTCGGAGAGCTACCCGGCAAACCCGGCCAGCGTGATCGTCTCGGTGGTCTTCTCGCTCATCTTCTTGCTGGGCACGGTGGGAAACAGCCTGGTGCTGGCCGTGCTACTGCGGAGTGGCCAGTTGGGCTACAACACCACCAACCTCTTCATCCTCAACCTCAGCGTGGCTGACttcttcttcatcatcttctGCGTGCCCTTCCAAGCCACCATCTACTCGCTGGATGGCTGGGTTTTCGGCTCCTTCATGTGCAAGGCCGTGCACTTCTTCATCAACCTCACCATGTACGCCAGCAGCTTCACGCTCGCCGCCGTCTCCGTCGACAGGTACGACTCGCCGAACCTTGTTTTCTTCCCCAAATATGCTAATAGGCTAACCCCAACGAATCCATGTTCGATCTTCTCCCAGGTACTTGGCCATCCGCTACCCGCTCCGTTCCCGAGAGCTGAGGACGCCGTGCAACGCGGTGGCGGCCATGGTGGTCATCTGGAGCCTATCGTTGATATTCGCCGGACCCTACCTC is part of the Stigmatopora argus isolate UIUO_Sarg chromosome 14, RoL_Sarg_1.0, whole genome shotgun sequence genome and encodes:
- the zfand2a gene encoding AN1-type zinc finger protein 2A isoform X1; the encoded protein is MEFPDLGEHCSEKTCKRLDFLPMKCDACEEIFCKDHVTYAHHKCTSSYKKDVQVPVCPLCNIPIPIKRGEMPDIKVGEHIDRDCKSDPAQRKRKIFTNKCSQGGCKQKEMMRVTCDQCHLNYCLKHRHPLDHDCKTDGKPLSHSGHAALMRAQGSSSSTSAASSSGHARSVSNGGSSASRAHSSNASRPMVTSVSAQNMVQPSASFQAGLTEEQALQRALEMSLAESRPASQPTLSPQEQEDLALAQALAASEEEHRRQQQRQQGRESKLLNCSLS
- the zfand2a gene encoding AN1-type zinc finger protein 2A isoform X2; this translates as MEFPDLGEHCSEKTCKRLDFLPMKCDACEEIFCKDHVTYAHHKCTSSYKKDVQVPVCPLCNIPIPIKRGEMPDIKVGEHIDRDCKSDPAQRKRKIFTNKCSQGGCKQKEMMRVTCDQCHLNYCLKHRHPLDHDCKTDGKPLSHSGHAALMRAQGSSSSTSAASSSGHARSVSNGGSSASRAHSSNASRPMVTSVSAQNMVQPSASFQAGLTEEQALQRALEMSLAESRPASQPTLSPQEQEDLALAQALAASEEEHRRQQQRQQVPCGTVSQQ